A portion of the Juglans microcarpa x Juglans regia isolate MS1-56 chromosome 1D, Jm3101_v1.0, whole genome shotgun sequence genome contains these proteins:
- the LOC121263154 gene encoding UDP-glucuronate 4-epimerase 3: protein MSQLKPMSHLNNIPSTPGKLKMDKSLFIHRHRWHSSLTKLTFWSFVFLGLILLFFFRTPSPSPLPSDPSRRSYRTYNWGGPAWEKRARYSARVRSRNGISVLVTGAAGFVGTHVSTALKRRGDGVLGLDNFNNYYDSSLKRARQVHLERTGVFIVEGDINDSALLSKLFEVVAFTHVMHLAAQAGVRYAMENPSSYVHSNIAGLVNLLEVCKSANPQPAIVWASSSSVYGLNTKVPFSERDRTDQPASLYAATKKAGEEIAHTYNHIYGLSLTGLRFFTVYGPWGRPDMAYFFFTRDILRGKPIPIFEAPNHGTVARDFTYIDDIVKGCLAALDTAEKSTGSGGKKRGPAQLRIFNLGNTSPVPVSDLVSILERLLKVKAKRHSMKLPRNGDVQFTHANISLAQRELGYKPTTDLQTGLKKFVRWYLNYHSGGKMATG from the coding sequence ATGTCCCAGCTGAAGCCAATGTCCCACCTCAACAACATTCCCTCAACTCCAGGGAAACTCAAGATGGACAAATCCCTGTTCATTCACAGACATCGCTGGCACTCATCGCTTACCAAGCTCACCTTCTGGTCCTTTGTGTTCTTGGGCTTGATCTTGCTCTTCTTCTTCCGAACCCCTTCACCTTCTCCTTTACCGTCCGATCCTTCTCGCCGCTCCTACCGGACCTACAACTGGGGCGGACCCGCCTGGGAAAAACGGGCCCGCTATTCCGCCCGAGTTCGCTCCCGTAACGGCATATCGGTGCTCGTCACGGGAGCTGCTGGGTTCGTCGGAACCCATGTCTCCACTGCTCTCAAGCGCCGCGGAGACGGCGTGCTCGGTCTTGATAATTTCAACAACTATTACGATTCCTCATTGAAACGAGCACGCCAAGTGCATTTGGAGCGCACCGGCGTGTTCATTGTTGAAGGAGACATCAATGATTCAGCGCTATTGAGTAAGCTTTTCGAGGTTGTGGCATTTACCCATGTGATGCATTTGGCTGCTCAAGCTGGAGTGAGGTATGCCATGGAAAATCCTAGCTCTTACGTGCATAGTAACATTGCTGGCCTTGTTAATCTTTTAGAGGTTTGTAAATCCGCTAACCCACAACCCGCGATAGTGTGGGCATCGTCCAGTTCGGTTTATGGACTTAATACCAAGGTGCCATTTTCGGAAAGAGACCGAACTGACCAGCCTGCTAGCCTGTATGCGGCTACTAAGAAGGCCGGTGAAGAAATCGCACATACCTACAATCATATCTATGGCCTTTCGCTTACTGGGTTGAGATTTTTCACGGTTTATGGTCCGTGGGGGAGACCAGATATGGCGTACTTCTTTTTCACGAGGGATATATTGAGGGGGAAGCCAATTCCGATCTTTGAAGCGCCCAATCATGGCACGGTCGCTAGGGACTTTACCTATATCGATGACATTGTGAAAGGGTGTTTAGCAGCATTGGATACCGCGGAGAAGAGCACTGGGAGTGGTGGGAAGAAGAGGGGCCCGGCTCAATTGCGGATTTTCAATTTGGGGAATACTTCACCCGTGCCGGTTTCAGATCTTGTGAGCATTTTGGAGCGGCTCTTGAAAGTGAAGGCCAAGAGACATAGTATGAAGTTGCCACGAAATGGGGATGTTCAGTTTACTCACGCCAATATCAGCCTGGCTCAAAGGGAACTTGGTTATAAGCCCACTACAGATCTGCAGACAGGTTTGAAGAAGTTTGTGAGATGGTATCTCAATTATCATTCTGGTGGTAAAATGGCCACCGGCTGA
- the LOC121263126 gene encoding uncharacterized protein LOC121263126 isoform X1 — protein MRRCSGWRRFLFCLPLIFFLPHMFSVMELHQKKNSKKSDHLVLGPAAGQGLPNRLQCEGIKALNKTNSSTSHISIGRETIAFVTVFAIHNSSPNTHVDDRSSNLVTVGNSSYSKVERSMAILNVFINFIQVRMPQSSIIILTDMVSDLRVHRNRVTVLPIQNEYSREKLMLQRIRSYIAFLETRLEELSHMEGHISHYIFTDSDIAVVDDLGQIFQDYSNFHLALTFRNNKAQPLNSGFIAVRGTSDGILRAKLFLQKVLEVYSSKYMSASRMLGDQLALAWFIMSDPSFDRRKFTKAQVFLEKIGGASVLFLPCAMYNWTPPEGAGQFHGMPLDVKVVHFKGSRKRLMLESWNFFSSSGNISNMLCLILSSGRTKYDF, from the exons ATGAGAAGATGCAGTGGGTGGCGTCGTTTTCTCTTTTGTCTTcctcttattttcttccttcctcATATGTTTTCTG TAATGGAATTGCATCAGAAGAAAAATAGCAAGAAATCTGATCATCTGGTTCTAGGGCCTGCTGCTGGACAAGGCTTGCCCAATCGTTTGCAATGTGAAG GAATTAAAGCTCTCAACAAGACCAACTCTTCAACTTCCCATATATCCATAGGCAGAGAAACTATTGCTTTTGTCACTGTTTTTGCCATTCATAATTCTTCCCCAAATACTCATGTAGATGATAGATCATCAAACTTGGTTACTGTTGGGAATTCTTCATATAGTAAGGTGGAGAGGTCAATGGccatattgaatgtcttcattAACTTTATTCAG GTGAGAATGCCCCAGAGCAGCATTATTATTCTTACCGACATGGTATCTGACCTTCGCGTGCACAGAAATAGGGTCACCGTTCTTCCCATTCAAAATGAATATTCGCGAGAGAAGTTGATGCTTCAACGAATCAGGTCTTACATT GCTTTTCTAGAAACAAGGCTTGAGGAGCTTTCTCATATGGAGGGGCACATCAGTCATTACATCTTCACTGACTCGGATATAGCAGTGGTTGATGATCTAGGACAGATATTTCaggattattcaaattttcatctGGCTCTCACCTTCCGGAACAACAAAGCACAACCTTTAAATTCAGGATTTATAGCAGTGAGGGGAACGTCAGATGGGATTTTAAG GGCAAAGCTTTTTCTACAAAAAGTACTGGAAGTTTACAGTTCAAAGTACATGAGTGCCTCCCGAATGCTCGGAGACCAGTTAGCACTTGCATGGTTTATTATGTCTGACCCTTCCTTTGACAGAAGAAAATTTACCAAAGCGCAAGTTTTTCTAGAGAAAATTGGCGGTGCCTCAGTTCTATTTTTACCTTGTGCTATGTACAATTGGACACCACCAGAAGGTGCAGGTCAATTTCATGGCATGCCCCTGGATGTTAAG GTTGTTCATTTCAAAGGATCGAGGAAACGCCTAATGCTCGAATCTTGGAACTTTTTCAGTTCGTCTGGTAACATATCAAATATGTTATGTCTCATCTTAAGTAGTGGGAGAACAAAGTATGACTTTTAA
- the LOC121263161 gene encoding 3-phosphoshikimate 1-carboxyvinyltransferase 2, producing MAQVSRICNGRSHNSQVFLNNSKSHKPKSLDSLTFRSQFLGGSKNSLTLKHKNACLISAGRVGTVMVSASVATAEKPSTAPEIVLQPIKEISGDIKLPGSKSLSNRILLLAALSEGTTVVDNLLDSDDIHYMLGALKTLGLSVEEDKAAKRAIVEGCGGLFPVGKESRDEIQLFLGNAGTAMRPLTAAVVAAGGNSSYVLDGVPRMRERPIGDLVSGLKQLGADADCFLGTNCPPVRVIGKGGLPGGKVKLSGSISSQYLTALLMTSPLALGDVEIQIVDKLISIPYVEMTLKLMERFGVTVEHTDSWDRFLIRGGQKYKSPGNAYVEGDASSASYFLAGAAITGGTVTVEGCGTSSLQGDVKFAEVLEKMGAEVTWTENSVTVTGPPRDSPRRNHLRAVDVNMNKMPDVAMTLAVVALFADGPTAIRDVASWRVKETERMVAVCTELRKLGATVEEGPDYCVITPPEKLNVTAIDTYDDHRMAMAFSLAACGDVSVTINDPGCTKKTFPDYFEVLQRFTKH from the exons ATGGCTCAAGTTAGCAGAATCTGCAATGGGCGATCTCATAACTCCCAAGTTTTTCTCAATAATTCTAAATCCCACAAACCCAAATCTCTGGATTCTCTAACTTTCAGGTCACAGTTCTTGGGCGGCTCCAAAAATTCTTTGACTTTGAAGCACAAGAATGCGTGCTTGATTAGTGCTGGTAGAGTTGGTACAGTTATGGTCTCAGCCTCGGTTGCCACAGCAGAAAAGCCGTCCACGGCGCCAGAGATCGTCTTGCAACCCATCAAAGAGATCTCCGGTGATATCAAGTTGCCGGGGTCCAAGTCGCTGTCGAACCGGATTCTGCTCCTGGCTGCTCTCTCTGAG GGAACAACTGTTGTAGACAACTTGTTAGATAGTGATGATATTCATTACATGCTCGGTGCATTGAAAACCCTTGGGCTAAGTGTCGAAGAGGACAAGGCAGCTAAAAGAGCAATTGTGGAAGGTTGCGGTGGTCTATTTCCAGTGGGCAAAGAATCGAGGGATGAAATTCAACTTTTCCTTGGAAATGCAGGAACAGCAATGCGTCCACTGACAGCTGCAGTTGTTGCTGCTGGTGGAAATTCAAG TTACGTACTTGATGGGGTGCCccgaatgagagagagaccaattGGGGATTTGGTTTCTGGTCTTAAGCAGCTTGGTGCCGACGCTGATTGTTTTCTTGGCACAAACTGTCCTCCTGTGAGAGTGATTGGAAAGGGGGGCCTTCCAGGGGGTAAG GTGAAGCTCTCTGGGTCAATTAGTAGTCAATACTTGACTGCTTTGCTTATGACTTCTCCTTTGGCTTTGGGAGATGTGGAAATTCAGATAGTTGACAAACTGATTTCCATTCCATATGTTGAGATGACTTTGAAGTTGATGGAACGATTTGGAGTCACAGTAGAACATACTGATAGCTGGGATCGGTTCTTGATCCGAGGTGGTCAAAAGTACAA gTCTCCTGGAAATGCTTATGTCGAAGGTGACGCttcaagtgctagttacttccTAGCTGGTGCAGCGATCACTGGGGGAACTGTTACTGTTGAAGGTTGTGGGACAAGCAGTTTGCAG GGAGATGTCAAATTCGCTGAAGTTCTTGAGAAGATGGGTGCTGAAGTTACCTGGACGGAGAACAGTGTCACCGTCACTGGACCACCACGAGATTCTCCCAGAAGAAACCACTTGCGAGCTGTTGATGTCAATATGAACAAAATGCCAGATGTTGCCATGACTCTTGCTGTAGTTGCCCTTTTTGCTGATGGACCCACTGCCATAAGAGATG TGGCAAGTTGGAGAGTAAAAGAGACAGAACGGATGGTGGCTGTCTGCACAGAACTCAGGAAG CTGGGAGCGACAGTTGAAGAAGGACCAGATTACTGTGTGATCACGCCCCCGGAAAAACTCAACGTGACAGCTATAGACACATATGATGATCACAGAATGGCCATGGCATTCTCACTTGCTGCCTGTGGAGATGTTAGTGTCACCATCAACGACCCCGGTTGCACCAAGAAAACATTCCCAGACTACTTTGAAGTCCTCCAGAGGTTTACAAAGCATTGA
- the LOC121263126 gene encoding uncharacterized protein LOC121263126 isoform X2, with protein sequence MHTKLRIKALNKTNSSTSHISIGRETIAFVTVFAIHNSSPNTHVDDRSSNLVTVGNSSYSKVERSMAILNVFINFIQVRMPQSSIIILTDMVSDLRVHRNRVTVLPIQNEYSREKLMLQRIRSYIAFLETRLEELSHMEGHISHYIFTDSDIAVVDDLGQIFQDYSNFHLALTFRNNKAQPLNSGFIAVRGTSDGILRAKLFLQKVLEVYSSKYMSASRMLGDQLALAWFIMSDPSFDRRKFTKAQVFLEKIGGASVLFLPCAMYNWTPPEGAGQFHGMPLDVKVVHFKGSRKRLMLESWNFFSSSGNISNMLCLILSSGRTKYDF encoded by the exons ATGCACACAAAACTAA GAATTAAAGCTCTCAACAAGACCAACTCTTCAACTTCCCATATATCCATAGGCAGAGAAACTATTGCTTTTGTCACTGTTTTTGCCATTCATAATTCTTCCCCAAATACTCATGTAGATGATAGATCATCAAACTTGGTTACTGTTGGGAATTCTTCATATAGTAAGGTGGAGAGGTCAATGGccatattgaatgtcttcattAACTTTATTCAG GTGAGAATGCCCCAGAGCAGCATTATTATTCTTACCGACATGGTATCTGACCTTCGCGTGCACAGAAATAGGGTCACCGTTCTTCCCATTCAAAATGAATATTCGCGAGAGAAGTTGATGCTTCAACGAATCAGGTCTTACATT GCTTTTCTAGAAACAAGGCTTGAGGAGCTTTCTCATATGGAGGGGCACATCAGTCATTACATCTTCACTGACTCGGATATAGCAGTGGTTGATGATCTAGGACAGATATTTCaggattattcaaattttcatctGGCTCTCACCTTCCGGAACAACAAAGCACAACCTTTAAATTCAGGATTTATAGCAGTGAGGGGAACGTCAGATGGGATTTTAAG GGCAAAGCTTTTTCTACAAAAAGTACTGGAAGTTTACAGTTCAAAGTACATGAGTGCCTCCCGAATGCTCGGAGACCAGTTAGCACTTGCATGGTTTATTATGTCTGACCCTTCCTTTGACAGAAGAAAATTTACCAAAGCGCAAGTTTTTCTAGAGAAAATTGGCGGTGCCTCAGTTCTATTTTTACCTTGTGCTATGTACAATTGGACACCACCAGAAGGTGCAGGTCAATTTCATGGCATGCCCCTGGATGTTAAG GTTGTTCATTTCAAAGGATCGAGGAAACGCCTAATGCTCGAATCTTGGAACTTTTTCAGTTCGTCTGGTAACATATCAAATATGTTATGTCTCATCTTAAGTAGTGGGAGAACAAAGTATGACTTTTAA